From Natator depressus isolate rNatDep1 chromosome 7, rNatDep2.hap1, whole genome shotgun sequence, the proteins below share one genomic window:
- the LOC141991119 gene encoding disintegrin and metalloproteinase domain-containing protein 9-like, with amino-acid sequence MPRQQGEGRAMCVMQIGASSHQTSRLSTFEIITPRSLTGRERRHTYLHEDHSDDRSYSIQTANGTYILKLKKNTNLVSEDFVLYTYSKNGKLEATHSNIKTHCYYGGVVEGVADSMLALSTCDGLRGILYIGDKQYGMEPVDTSATFEHLFYPLEHVQQDPFLCGVLNDNLHQEKSVKNSLRYTNVSHSSFSREKLFRKKRAVLPQRRYVELFMVVDNNRYLQKNSDPVAVQKETIELINYVDVMYDALNIQIVLIGLEIWSDKNHINVMDGSAGDVLNRFVSWREKNLLKRSRNDVSHLIIGRSAYSGAVGMAFVSTVCSQVHGGSISTLKGNNVQRHATVVAHELGHNLGMKHDDGRCSTSYIMYSTDNASKNFSTCSANDFEKLILNGGGNCLKNAPKPSDIFTEPFCGNNMVDKNEECDCGKPQECTNPCCDAVTCKFKSGSQCAEGLCCENCKFKVAGVECRPKMNFCDLPEYCNGTYPYCPDDVYIMNGYPCNNMKEYCYSGVCQNLDSQCESIYGQGARKAPDICFEVANLKGDRFGNCGMSSGTYNKCPIEHSLCGKLQCTSVSLENLPASSVVSNQDGVSCVTSDFDLGSDIPDPAQVQKGTACGKGKACVDFKCVNASELGYNCDVMQKCNNRAVCNNNGNCHCNPGWAPPFCDKSGYGGSIDSGPTHIDTSLRDGLLVFFLLVLPVLIAVVIAFIKRDAIKRRFCRKSRRRYRDNNTQQPKQNNGPNQNNAINNRPAATNSGIFTVSHFPAPRQPIQNQFPAAPSRSHQRPPVPPRPVV; translated from the exons ATGCCCAGGCAGCAAGGTGAAGGAAGAGCCATGTGTGTGATGCAGATAG gtGCATCCTCTCATCAGACATCTAGACTTTCAACATTTGAAATAATTACCCCGCGAAGTTtaacaggcagggagagacgccACACATATTTACATGAG gacCATTCAGATGATCGCTCTTATTCGATTCAAACTGCAAATGGAACATACATCctaaaactaaagaaaaataC aaatctTGTTAGTGAAGATTTTGTACTATATACATACAGCAAAAATGGGAAATTGGAGGCTACCCATTCAAATATCAAG ACACACTGTTACTATGGTGGAGTTGTTGAAGGAGTTGCTGATTCTATGCTTGCTCTTAGTACATGTGATGGTCTAAG GGGAATCCTTTACATTGGTGACAAACAGTATGGTATGGAGCCAGTTGACACATCAGCTACATTTGAGCACCTATTTTATCCATTAGAACATGTTCAACAAGATCCTTTTCTGTGTGGTGTGCTGAATGATAACCTTCACCAAGAGAAGAGTGTGAAAAATTCTCTCAGATATACAAATGTTTCACACAGTTCTTTCAGCAGGGAAAAGCTTTTTAGG AAAAAACGAGCTGTGCTGCCACAGAGACGCTACGTGGAACTATTTATGGTTGTGGATAACAACAGG TATTTGCAGAAGAATTCTGATCCTGTAGCTGTGCAAAAGGAAACAATTGAGCTGATTAATTATGTTGATGTG ATGTATGATGCATTGAACATCCAGATTGTTTTGATTGGGCTAGAAATCTGGTCAGATAAAAATCACATAAATGTAATGGATGGTTCAGCTGGAGATGTACTAAATAGATTTGTTTcttggagagaaaaaaatcttcttAAGCGTTCAAGAAATGATGTTAGCCACCTCATAAT AGGGAGAAGTGCCTATAGTGGGGCAGTTGGAATGGCTTTTGTAAGTACAGTCTGTTCTCAAGTCCATGGAGGGTCCATCAGCACT CTTAAAGGTAACAATGTGCAACGTCATGCCACAGTAGTTGCACATGAGCTGGGGCATAATCTTGGTATGAAACATGATGATGGAAGGTGCTCCACATCCTACATTATGTACAGTACGGATAA TGCATCCAAGAATTTCAGCACTTGTAGTGCCAATGATTTTGAGAAACTCATTTTGAATGGTGGAGGAAACTGTCTTAAAAATGCTCCAAAACCAAGTGATATTTTCACAGAACCTTTCTGTGGCAATAACATGGTGGATAAGAATGAAGAATGCGATTGTGGCAAACCCCAG GAGTGTACTAATCCTTGCTGTGATGCTGTAACCTGCAAATTTAAGTCTGGATCACAGTGTGCTGAAGGGTTGTGCTGTGAAAATTGCAAG TTTAAAGTGGCAGGAGTGGAATGTAGACCAAAAATGAATTTCTGTGATCTACCTGAATACTGCAATGGGACATACCCATACTGCCCAGATGATGTATATATCATGAATGGCTACCCATGTAACAACATGAAAGAATATTGCTATAGTGGGGTTTGCCAGAATCTTGATTCACAGTGTGAATCTATCTACGGACAag GGGCAAGAAAAGCACCCGATATTTGTTTTGAAGTAGCCAACTTGAAGGGAGATAGATTTGGAAACTGTGGAATGTCAAGTGGAACGTACAATAAATGTCCCATTGA ACATAGTCTATGTGGCAAACTTCAGTGTACATCTGTCAGTCTTGAAAATCTTCCTGCTTCTAGTGTTGTCAGCAATCAAGATGGTGTTTCATGTGTGACTTCTGACTTTGACCTAGGGTCAGATATCCCTGATCCTGCTCAAGTTCAAAAGGGAACTGCTTGTGGAAAAGGAAAG gCCTGTGTAGACTTTAAATGTGTTAATGCAAGTGAGCTTGGTTACAACTGCGATGTAATGCAGAAGTGTAATAATCGTGCT GTGTGTAACAACAATGGGAATTGTCACTGCAATCCTGGATGGGCTCCTCCTTTCTGTGATAAATCAGGTTATGGTGGCAGTATTGACAGTGGTCCAACTCATATAG ATACATCACTTAGAGATGGCTTGCTTGTATTTTTCCTGCTTGTGCTTCCAGTGTTGATTGCAGTCGTAATAGCATTTATCAAGAGAGATGCAATAAAGAGAAGGTTTTGCCGGAAAAGTAGAAGACGATACAG